In Flavobacterium gelatinilyticum, a genomic segment contains:
- a CDS encoding lanthionine synthetase LanC family protein, whose translation MNQALVEEMDSLFKKIDKILFASAKKMSNPVINHDLGVLIYFAARYKINKEQLYKKRCIYLLNKFVAIFNDHEFSRGSFDGFESVFLTIEYLKKCEIIDDASSFLEELEDNLYQSIMNDIEENMFEVFYGSIGKIQYFLDEDKIKEDKISNLINLFVNSLWESRKEIEGQIYWIDKVKYDEKLEVIDLGMAHGICSVLIFFVKLKELQFSNPYLDNLISGLIKTFKNAENAVKGTSFFPDVYSIKNKHLNLINSRPAYCVGDLPISYAFCYAGRVLNNEDLIQYSKKIIKVNAHATVSTSSLYYFEEHDFFDIGFCHGISSFLFLFHKINRYHENDFIDFKIEYWKKELIKNISKIIKIKGTIYYSHPYNEVRYKVPVNKNSFLNGLSGAALALLAIEYNETDWSRFLCLNE comes from the coding sequence ATGAATCAAGCTTTAGTTGAAGAAATGGATAGTTTATTTAAGAAAATTGATAAAATTTTATTTGCTTCTGCAAAAAAAATGTCGAATCCTGTAATTAATCATGACTTGGGAGTTTTGATTTATTTTGCTGCGAGATACAAAATAAATAAGGAGCAGTTATATAAAAAAAGATGTATTTATTTATTAAATAAATTTGTAGCTATTTTTAATGATCATGAATTTTCAAGAGGATCATTTGATGGATTTGAAAGTGTTTTTCTAACTATCGAATATCTAAAGAAATGCGAAATTATTGATGATGCGAGCTCTTTTCTGGAAGAACTGGAAGATAATTTATATCAATCTATAATGAATGATATAGAAGAGAATATGTTTGAAGTTTTTTACGGAAGTATAGGTAAAATACAATATTTTCTGGATGAAGATAAAATTAAGGAAGATAAAATTTCTAATCTCATTAATCTATTTGTGAATTCTTTATGGGAAAGCAGAAAAGAAATTGAAGGCCAGATTTATTGGATTGATAAAGTGAAATATGATGAAAAATTAGAAGTCATAGATCTTGGTATGGCACATGGTATCTGTTCTGTTTTGATTTTTTTTGTAAAGCTAAAAGAACTTCAGTTTAGCAATCCCTATTTAGATAATTTAATTTCAGGACTTATAAAAACTTTTAAAAATGCAGAAAATGCAGTTAAAGGAACTTCTTTCTTTCCAGATGTCTATAGTATAAAAAACAAACACCTTAATTTAATTAATAGCAGACCTGCCTATTGTGTTGGGGACTTGCCAATTTCTTATGCATTTTGTTATGCCGGCAGAGTTTTAAACAATGAGGATTTGATTCAATATTCTAAAAAAATAATAAAAGTAAATGCTCATGCTACAGTGTCAACTTCTTCATTATACTATTTTGAAGAGCATGATTTTTTTGATATTGGATTTTGTCATGGAATAAGTAGTTTTTTATTTCTATTTCATAAAATAAACAGATATCATGAAAATGATTTTATAGATTTTAAAATAGAGTATTGGAAGAAAGAATTAATTAAGAACATTTCTAAAATTATAAAAATAAAAGGGACCATTTATTATTCTCATCCTTATAATGAAGTAAGATATAAAGTTCCGGTTAATAAAAATTCCTTTTTAAATGGGTTATCTGGTGCTGCTTTAGCTTTATTAGCCATAGAGTATAATGAAACGGATTGGAGCAGATTTCTATGTCTTAATGAATAA
- a CDS encoding lantibiotic dehydratase family protein, which produces MSDYKIKYFSEYVLRTPIFPLSTYFKIIENYSPDKSAAFFKNPVVKEAITLASPDLKKQLDKWLLDDSSLSNKKKEALELTSLKYIARMSSRCTPFGLFAGCSVGKLNSETNITIASLDKHKRFTQFDMQYWVAMLQDIAKSDKARFHLKFFPNSSIYEIGDFYRFIEYKYVNTKREHQISALRKSYLLEEILNQAKSGITISEMISFLADNDSEKEQAKAYVFKLIDFQFLISELDAVVSGNDEWKRIIDTFTSIPFFNKETELFKNLNIKLSNLDLTLSPAEESYTEIKQAIEEIGTAYDEKHLFQTDLSITTLKNNLNKKIPQKVLRAIQFLNGYQRNKKNKNQENFKKAFIQRYESKELPLSIVLDTETGIGYLQNHEMNDTNEILENFSFKPKQVKEKIQTWTSVDFILQKKLQHCILKQEKNIVLSEKDFPDFDSNIKNAPVTFSATIELFNEDQIALTATGNVSAAKLLGRFCNGNREIYNITKEIIQKEDEYHHDKILAEIVHIPEARTGNILKRPVLRKHEISYLCKHGVVQEDNLDLGDLYLSVKSNRIILRSKKYNKEIIPCLSNAHNFSSVSSLPIYHFLCDLCSQDTKPIHSFYWGVLELQYDFFPRVLYNDVILSKAKWKIKNSEIRSFYTMNQNHKTEEFLKWRLERNIPRFANWIDSDNTLLFDFESSICIELFLKSLKQEEEFFLEEFLFTEKSVVENSSGDHFSNQIILSYYKEKI; this is translated from the coding sequence ATGTCAGATTATAAAATCAAATATTTTTCTGAATACGTCCTCAGAACCCCCATATTTCCATTATCTACTTATTTTAAGATAATTGAAAATTATTCTCCTGATAAGTCCGCAGCATTTTTTAAAAATCCTGTAGTAAAAGAAGCTATTACTCTTGCTTCGCCAGATTTAAAAAAACAATTGGATAAATGGCTCTTAGATGATTCTTCTTTATCTAACAAAAAAAAAGAAGCTCTGGAACTTACTTCTTTAAAATATATAGCAAGAATGTCTTCTCGATGTACACCATTTGGTTTATTTGCGGGATGCTCTGTAGGAAAACTGAATTCTGAAACTAATATTACGATAGCATCTCTTGATAAACATAAGCGATTTACACAATTTGATATGCAATATTGGGTTGCAATGCTCCAGGATATTGCAAAAAGTGACAAAGCCAGGTTTCATTTAAAATTTTTTCCTAACTCTTCAATTTATGAAATCGGTGATTTTTATCGATTTATTGAATACAAATATGTCAACACAAAACGTGAACATCAAATTTCTGCATTACGCAAATCTTATTTATTAGAAGAAATACTAAATCAGGCAAAATCAGGAATTACCATAAGTGAAATGATTTCTTTTTTAGCAGATAATGATTCTGAAAAAGAACAAGCAAAAGCCTATGTTTTTAAACTAATTGATTTTCAGTTTTTAATTAGTGAATTAGATGCTGTAGTAAGCGGAAATGATGAATGGAAAAGGATTATTGATACCTTTACTTCTATTCCTTTTTTTAATAAAGAAACAGAATTATTTAAAAATCTAAATATTAAACTTTCTAATTTAGATCTTACATTATCTCCTGCCGAAGAAAGCTACACAGAAATTAAGCAGGCAATAGAAGAAATTGGAACTGCTTATGATGAAAAGCATCTTTTCCAAACTGACCTAAGCATCACAACTTTAAAAAATAACTTAAATAAAAAGATTCCTCAAAAAGTGTTGAGGGCAATTCAATTTTTAAATGGTTATCAGAGAAATAAAAAAAATAAAAATCAGGAGAATTTTAAAAAAGCTTTCATTCAAAGATATGAATCTAAAGAACTGCCTTTAAGCATTGTATTGGATACTGAAACAGGAATTGGTTATTTGCAAAATCATGAGATGAATGACACTAACGAAATACTTGAAAATTTTTCTTTTAAGCCCAAACAAGTAAAAGAAAAAATTCAAACCTGGACTTCTGTCGATTTTATTTTGCAAAAAAAACTGCAGCATTGTATTCTTAAACAAGAAAAAAATATCGTATTATCTGAAAAAGATTTCCCTGATTTTGATTCTAACATTAAGAATGCTCCCGTAACTTTCTCTGCAACTATCGAACTTTTTAATGAAGATCAAATTGCCTTGACAGCAACTGGAAATGTAAGTGCGGCAAAATTATTAGGCCGTTTTTGCAATGGTAATAGGGAAATATATAATATCACAAAAGAAATTATTCAAAAAGAAGATGAATATCATCATGATAAAATCTTAGCTGAAATTGTACACATTCCGGAGGCACGAACTGGAAATATATTAAAAAGACCTGTTCTTCGAAAACATGAAATTAGCTATTTATGCAAACACGGTGTTGTTCAGGAAGATAATTTAGATTTAGGAGATTTATACCTATCTGTTAAATCAAATAGAATTATTTTGCGATCCAAAAAATACAATAAAGAAATAATTCCTTGTTTATCAAACGCACATAATTTTTCTTCAGTGAGTTCTCTTCCTATTTATCATTTTTTATGTGATCTTTGCTCACAGGATACCAAGCCCATTCATTCTTTTTATTGGGGCGTTTTGGAGTTACAATATGATTTTTTCCCGAGAGTTCTGTATAATGACGTTATACTTTCAAAAGCAAAATGGAAAATTAAGAATAGCGAAATAAGATCTTTTTACACTATGAATCAAAATCATAAAACAGAAGAATTTTTAAAATGGAGATTAGAAAGAAATATTCCACGATTTGCAAATTGGATTGATTCTGACAATACTTTATTATTTGATTTTGAATCGTCAATTTGTATCGAATTATTCCTAAAATCGCTTAAACAAGAAGAAGAATTTTTTCTTGAAGAATTTTTATTTACAGAAAAATCAGTTGTAGAAAACAGTTCTGGAGATCATTTTTCGAACCAGATTATATTATCCTATTACAAAGAAAAAATATAA
- a CDS encoding helix-turn-helix domain-containing protein: MKLSFDELHKLYFDNENNIKKQILYRDVYMAKAYKENNKIRKARGNYLTALLYYNSDTNKAIQYLDSVIKYSTGTNDRSFPVAAYCEKADFLKIQFKFEEAMLNYKLAEKIALQTNLNYYYVVRGYIAVTKSEDLGDHKEALDIYKECFRFYRSKNYRSKKYANNFQYIIFGMANSYRSLKNIDSTTYYNKLGLRETKLTNNMALHYSFVLNEGANQVLKKNYNAALDSIYKALPKMKEYKYMGGNTLACYFYLGKAYDGLGQKENAVKNYLKVDSTYSKTKEITTEFMDAYPYLIRYYKNIGDKENQLKYISKNMAIDSVLQKKYRNLNTFLRNEYDIPHLISEKENIIKSLKEDKVKSFWGNGILILGIITVSTFGFYQFRHKKKYRSRFEKIMKETADKDFQEKENESTNNNKTAISKSSDIGISEELIEQILKKLNSFEKENGFLKPNITVQSLSNVFETNTKYLSKIVNSYRNKFFIQYINDLRIDYALENLKKDSKLRKYTIQALAVEFGFNSAESFSSAFYKKSGIKPAYFIKQLEDSIKNKQL; the protein is encoded by the coding sequence ATGAAATTATCTTTTGATGAATTACATAAACTTTATTTTGATAATGAGAATAATATCAAAAAACAGATTTTATATAGGGATGTCTACATGGCGAAAGCTTACAAAGAAAATAATAAGATTAGAAAAGCTCGTGGTAATTATCTAACTGCCCTACTGTATTATAACTCTGACACCAATAAAGCAATTCAATATCTTGATAGCGTTATAAAATATTCCACAGGTACAAATGACAGATCTTTTCCTGTCGCTGCATACTGTGAAAAAGCTGACTTCCTTAAAATACAGTTTAAGTTTGAAGAAGCTATGCTCAATTATAAGCTAGCTGAAAAAATAGCACTTCAAACAAACCTAAATTATTATTATGTAGTAAGAGGTTACATTGCAGTCACTAAATCTGAAGATCTTGGAGATCATAAAGAAGCTCTGGATATATATAAAGAATGTTTTCGTTTTTACAGATCAAAAAATTACAGATCAAAAAAATATGCAAACAACTTTCAATATATCATTTTTGGAATGGCTAACTCTTATAGATCATTAAAAAATATTGATTCGACAACCTATTATAATAAATTAGGATTACGGGAAACAAAACTTACTAACAATATGGCTTTACATTATTCATTTGTTTTAAATGAAGGAGCAAATCAAGTTTTAAAAAAAAATTATAACGCAGCTCTTGATAGTATTTATAAAGCTTTGCCTAAAATGAAAGAGTACAAATATATGGGAGGAAATACTCTGGCTTGTTATTTTTATTTAGGAAAAGCTTACGATGGATTAGGACAAAAAGAAAATGCTGTAAAAAATTACCTGAAAGTTGATTCTACCTATTCTAAAACAAAGGAAATAACGACAGAATTTATGGATGCTTATCCTTATTTGATTCGTTATTATAAAAATATAGGAGACAAAGAAAATCAGCTTAAATATATTTCAAAAAATATGGCTATTGATAGTGTCCTGCAAAAGAAGTATAGAAATCTAAATACTTTTTTAAGAAATGAATACGATATTCCGCATTTAATATCAGAAAAAGAAAACATTATTAAATCTTTAAAAGAAGATAAAGTGAAATCGTTTTGGGGAAATGGCATACTAATTTTAGGGATAATTACAGTATCGACGTTTGGGTTTTATCAATTTCGACATAAAAAAAAATATCGTTCCCGATTTGAAAAAATAATGAAGGAAACTGCAGACAAAGATTTTCAGGAAAAAGAAAATGAAAGTACAAATAATAACAAAACTGCCATTTCTAAATCCAGTGATATTGGAATTAGCGAAGAATTGATCGAACAAATTTTAAAGAAATTAAATTCTTTTGAGAAAGAAAATGGCTTTTTGAAACCTAATATTACCGTACAATCGCTATCGAATGTTTTTGAAACCAATACTAAATATTTATCTAAAATAGTAAACAGTTACAGAAATAAATTTTTTATACAATACATAAATGACTTACGAATAGATTATGCGCTGGAAAATTTAAAAAAGGATTCTAAATTGCGAAAATATACAATTCAGGCACTTGCTGTAGAGTTTGGATTTAATAGTGCTGAGTCTTTTTCTTCTGCTTTTTATAAAAAATCAGGCATAAAACCTGCTTATTTCATCAAACAACTTGAAGATTCAATTAAAAATAAACAACTTTAA
- a CDS encoding class I lanthipeptide: MKKLQLNKKTISVLDMKEMKTVNGGFTSIYSCIASDNDRACCRRAAAEELDH; the protein is encoded by the coding sequence ATGAAAAAATTGCAATTAAACAAAAAAACAATTTCAGTATTAGATATGAAAGAAATGAAAACTGTAAATGGTGGATTTACATCAATTTATAGTTGCATTGCCTCAGATAATGATCGCGCTTGTTGTCGTCGTGCGGCCGCAGAAGAGTTGGATCATTGA
- a CDS encoding class I lanthipeptide — translation MKKLQLNKKTVSVLDKKEMKTVNGGFLSIFSCSASNGDRGCCRHEEQNY, via the coding sequence ATGAAAAAATTACAATTAAACAAAAAAACAGTTTCAGTATTAGACAAAAAAGAAATGAAAACAGTAAACGGTGGATTCTTATCAATTTTCAGCTGTAGTGCTTCTAATGGAGACAGAGGTTGCTGCCGTCATGAAGAGCAAAATTACTAA
- a CDS encoding erythromycin esterase family protein, with translation MRNIFLIIIFNIFYFVGNTQNFNPKILNLPENPSNDDFSFLKEELKGVQVLMLGEKTHYDGNVFEMKTKIIQYLHQELGFSTIAFESGVYDVWKAQNEIKKGTNTLLAFKNSLFPVWSNRKEFQSFVQFYDTNKLNIKLFGFDNQITGKYGDENLFIDLFEYCNKNQLELKLDRGDLELLIESINYSFVFDENDITYSQYKSSLENLLKAIAKKPKTETNFYWAQIIKSLLVLGENSYSKKTQILSPYNTTSDDNVRDKQMADNLLEYIKNHKDEKIICWGANQHFVNNMSSVTNPVLKDFVPMGTYIKKALKERVYSLAAVTAYDSIFLGGKWNNTLIDNKSFEYYLRGKNIPHMFVSSKQEGMEKPQLNRLFSPEVFVYAGLNSIHDGYFYFNKVNQSTLVESVEYELYKAENSIEKSDNSIQIIGNQKQSKEKSIALNEVIIRGRKYPYSIVKKAIINKKNNYPLKDFNSELLSNINVKVRDTTMLDLDFIAKQYEFGYDKINRSYHQLKEIRWNIKNGYSPKSLNSDFFYVYRSNPIIFGKYLDEKKFKKFVFTEDDDIIYNNKEVYVIHFSTLRDQYSYTQRNFLCDFSGTLYINKDDYAIVKIIEKWEIKKYDSSFDKMIELQGWQKKYIQKESTLEIIETDFKKIEGLYYVSEMKNNIYGNIVDKDNGIHPFQIVVNSFWNDFNIRNPEKFTYHQEQTLFEKAQYSKAFWDNYNLLNKL, from the coding sequence ATGAGAAATATATTTTTAATAATAATTTTTAATATTTTTTATTTTGTTGGTAATACGCAAAATTTCAATCCGAAAATTTTGAATTTACCTGAAAATCCTTCAAATGACGATTTTTCTTTTTTAAAGGAAGAATTAAAAGGTGTACAGGTGCTAATGTTGGGAGAGAAAACACATTATGATGGAAATGTTTTTGAGATGAAAACTAAGATCATTCAATATTTGCACCAGGAACTCGGTTTTAGTACCATCGCATTTGAATCTGGAGTTTATGATGTTTGGAAAGCTCAGAATGAAATTAAGAAAGGAACCAACACGTTATTGGCTTTTAAAAATTCATTATTTCCCGTCTGGTCCAATAGGAAAGAGTTTCAAAGTTTTGTTCAATTTTATGATACAAACAAATTAAATATAAAATTGTTTGGCTTTGATAATCAAATTACAGGAAAATATGGAGATGAAAACTTATTTATTGATTTGTTTGAATATTGCAACAAAAATCAATTAGAGCTTAAATTAGATAGGGGAGATTTAGAATTACTGATTGAATCAATTAATTACTCTTTTGTTTTTGATGAAAATGATATCACGTACAGCCAGTATAAATCATCTCTTGAAAATTTACTAAAAGCAATTGCCAAAAAGCCCAAAACCGAAACAAATTTTTATTGGGCGCAAATAATAAAGAGTTTGCTGGTATTGGGAGAAAATTCATATTCAAAAAAAACACAAATTTTAAGTCCCTATAATACAACATCTGATGACAATGTAAGAGATAAACAGATGGCGGATAATCTATTGGAGTATATTAAAAATCATAAGGATGAAAAGATAATTTGCTGGGGGGCAAATCAACATTTTGTCAATAATATGTCTTCTGTAACAAATCCTGTTCTCAAAGATTTTGTTCCTATGGGGACTTATATAAAAAAAGCGTTAAAGGAAAGGGTGTATAGTTTAGCAGCCGTGACTGCATACGACTCGATTTTTTTAGGAGGAAAATGGAATAACACTTTAATAGATAATAAGTCTTTTGAATATTATTTAAGAGGCAAAAACATTCCTCATATGTTTGTTTCATCAAAACAAGAGGGAATGGAAAAACCACAGTTAAACAGGTTATTTTCTCCTGAGGTTTTTGTTTATGCAGGATTAAATTCAATTCATGACGGTTATTTTTATTTTAATAAAGTAAATCAATCTACTTTGGTCGAAAGTGTTGAATATGAATTGTATAAAGCTGAAAACAGTATTGAAAAGAGTGATAATAGCATACAGATCATAGGTAATCAAAAACAAAGTAAGGAAAAAAGCATTGCCTTAAACGAAGTTATTATTCGAGGAAGAAAATATCCTTACAGTATTGTAAAAAAAGCAATTATAAATAAAAAAAATAATTACCCATTAAAAGATTTTAATTCAGAATTGCTTTCAAATATTAATGTTAAAGTTCGGGACACTACTATGCTGGACCTTGATTTTATTGCAAAGCAATATGAATTTGGTTATGACAAGATAAATCGAAGTTACCATCAGTTAAAAGAGATACGCTGGAATATAAAAAATGGATATAGTCCGAAAAGTTTGAATTCTGATTTTTTTTATGTCTATCGCAGTAACCCTATAATTTTTGGCAAGTATCTGGATGAGAAAAAATTTAAAAAATTTGTTTTTACAGAAGATGATGACATAATTTATAATAACAAGGAAGTTTATGTAATACATTTTTCTACACTTCGGGATCAATATAGTTATACTCAGAGGAATTTTTTGTGTGATTTTTCAGGAACATTGTACATAAATAAGGATGATTATGCAATTGTAAAAATAATTGAGAAATGGGAAATTAAAAAATACGACAGCAGTTTTGATAAAATGATAGAATTGCAAGGCTGGCAAAAAAAATATATTCAAAAAGAATCTACATTAGAGATTATTGAGACTGATTTTAAAAAAATTGAGGGACTTTATTATGTTAGTGAAATGAAAAATAATATTTATGGTAACATAGTAGACAAGGATAATGGCATTCACCCATTTCAAATTGTAGTCAATTCATTTTGGAATGATTTTAATATTCGCAATCCTGAAAAATTCACCTACCATCAAGAGCAGACTTTATTTGAGAAAGCGCAATACAGCAAAGCATTTTGGGATAATTATAATCTTCTCAATAAGTTATAG
- a CDS encoding thiopeptide-type bacteriocin biosynthesis protein has product MKNSVDVPTRSFIVGSEWLYYNLYLGPETSDKFLIFKLLPLTQNLIEEGIIDKWFYIRYSDENGFHLRVRFHLCDTKNCSKIILKFYDLVAPYLNERLISDITINTYKRELERYGFSTIEEFESLFFINSQLILKLIILAEDSQENRWLYGMKAIDAFLENCGYSLGQKKDLLESLKINFGNEFGIDKEIRKQLSKKYRDNKYKIEAVFNDENPELDALIKVFVEESKVYFAIILKKMKVDILDKSIVIENFLASYIHMHCNRLFKSKQRKNEWVLYDLLYEYYYSQIARFKYSSIREEQKNAIRN; this is encoded by the coding sequence ATGAAAAATAGTGTAGATGTGCCAACACGATCGTTTATAGTTGGAAGTGAATGGTTGTATTACAACCTGTATTTAGGACCTGAGACATCTGATAAGTTTTTGATTTTTAAACTTTTACCACTAACACAAAACCTGATTGAGGAAGGTATTATAGATAAATGGTTTTACATACGATATAGTGATGAAAATGGCTTTCACTTAAGAGTACGATTTCATTTGTGTGACACAAAAAACTGCAGCAAAATTATTTTAAAGTTTTATGACCTGGTTGCGCCTTATTTAAATGAAAGGTTGATATCTGACATTACTATTAACACCTATAAAAGAGAATTAGAAAGATATGGATTTAGTACTATTGAAGAATTTGAATCATTATTTTTTATCAACAGTCAGCTCATATTAAAATTAATAATTCTGGCAGAAGATAGTCAGGAAAACAGGTGGCTTTACGGTATGAAAGCAATAGATGCTTTTTTAGAAAACTGCGGTTATAGTTTGGGGCAAAAAAAAGACTTACTGGAATCGTTAAAAATAAATTTTGGGAATGAATTTGGGATCGATAAAGAAATCAGAAAGCAATTAAGTAAAAAATACAGGGATAATAAATATAAAATTGAAGCTGTTTTTAATGATGAAAACCCAGAACTAGACGCTTTAATTAAAGTATTCGTAGAAGAAAGTAAGGTGTATTTTGCTATAATACTCAAAAAAATGAAAGTTGATATTTTGGATAAATCTATAGTTATAGAAAATTTTCTTGCTAGTTACATACATATGCATTGCAACAGGCTTTTTAAATCCAAACAGCGTAAGAATGAATGGGTTTTATATGATTTATTATATGAATATTATTATAGTCAAATAGCAAGATTCAAATATTCTTCAATAAGAGAAGAGCAGAAAAATGCAATACGAAACTAA
- a CDS encoding lantibiotic dehydratase family protein: protein MNKEINYIPFDKYILRTPYLTFNEVNDLNVNKVRELCMNPSVSEAIYLASPELHQEMLKYLQRDHQDVDEKLVFSLLKYLLRMGTRCTPFGLFSGCSVGKIENETNIVLNNSVDYKRVTRLDMNYLCALSQKLESDKEIRNELLYFPNTSLYTIGNEMRYVEYQYVDTNRKHFLMSIDASDFIDEILKKSENGITINELVSFIIEPEISLDAAIDFVHELIDSQILISSISPTVTGRDYFEVLRKEVKSKTIISKFNQIKDKLEVLDTNKKGDNLLLYSEIEAIGSSLDIEVNKKYLFQTDLNVTFRENSLDCNIIEDVKEGLKILNKISSNLENKKLNHFKKNFHKRFEDEEVPLALALDVETGIGFGEEHENSDAFSISELVDDISIKIPEARKKANTVKKVSSTKLSKLLLNKIVAGFDSKEKSIELKEEDFVGFKESWDEVPNTFSSVIKIFETDKNKPLIYLSNFGGTTATNLLSRFSHVDADIYSFIEEILVKENSDNAIFAEIVHLPQARVGNVLSRSNLRNYEIPYLAKSALPRERQLPISDLMVSLRNGHIVLRSKTKNIEVIPVLSNAHNFNADPLPIYSFLTEIQAQNSRSYFGFDWGDILINQPYLPRVMYKNIIFSLATWKFKKEELLELKTIEQLNKCRKIKCIPDRVQIIDFDNNLFVDFKNELSCKMFLSVIKNKESLIIKEYLFNENKALIKKNEKAVENEFILSFYKEML from the coding sequence GTGAATAAAGAAATCAATTACATACCATTCGATAAATACATATTGAGAACTCCCTATCTAACTTTTAATGAAGTAAACGATTTAAATGTAAATAAGGTAAGAGAATTATGTATGAATCCATCAGTCTCGGAGGCAATTTATTTAGCATCACCAGAATTACATCAGGAAATGCTCAAATATTTGCAAAGAGATCATCAGGACGTGGATGAAAAGTTAGTGTTTTCTTTGTTAAAATATTTGCTAAGAATGGGTACACGCTGTACTCCTTTTGGATTATTTAGCGGCTGTTCAGTTGGTAAAATTGAAAATGAAACAAATATTGTTTTAAATAATTCTGTAGACTATAAAAGAGTTACACGTTTAGATATGAATTATTTATGTGCTCTTTCTCAAAAATTAGAATCAGATAAAGAAATCAGAAATGAGCTTTTATATTTTCCAAATACTAGTTTGTATACTATAGGAAATGAAATGAGATATGTTGAATATCAATATGTAGATACCAATAGAAAACATTTTTTAATGTCTATTGATGCTAGTGATTTTATTGATGAAATACTTAAAAAATCAGAAAATGGTATAACAATTAATGAGTTAGTTTCTTTTATAATCGAACCAGAAATTTCATTAGATGCTGCAATAGACTTTGTACATGAATTAATTGATAGTCAGATATTAATTAGTTCGATTTCTCCCACAGTTACCGGCAGAGATTATTTTGAAGTATTGAGAAAAGAAGTGAAATCAAAAACAATTATAAGTAAATTCAATCAAATTAAGGACAAACTGGAAGTATTAGATACTAATAAAAAAGGCGATAACTTATTGTTGTATAGTGAGATAGAAGCAATAGGTTCTTCCTTAGATATTGAAGTAAATAAAAAATATCTTTTTCAAACAGATCTTAATGTGACTTTTAGAGAAAACAGTCTTGATTGTAATATAATTGAAGATGTTAAAGAAGGATTGAAGATATTAAACAAAATATCTTCCAATTTAGAAAATAAGAAATTGAACCATTTTAAAAAGAACTTTCATAAAAGATTTGAAGATGAAGAGGTTCCTTTAGCATTGGCATTAGATGTTGAAACAGGAATTGGATTTGGAGAAGAGCATGAAAATTCGGATGCCTTTAGTATTTCAGAACTGGTAGATGACATATCAATAAAAATTCCGGAGGCGAGAAAAAAAGCGAACACTGTAAAAAAGGTTTCTAGTACAAAATTAAGCAAACTTTTATTGAATAAAATAGTAGCAGGTTTTGATAGTAAAGAAAAATCAATCGAATTAAAAGAAGAAGATTTTGTTGGTTTTAAAGAAAGTTGGGATGAAGTTCCGAATACTTTTTCGTCTGTTATTAAAATTTTTGAAACGGATAAAAACAAACCACTTATCTATTTATCAAATTTTGGAGGCACAACAGCAACCAATTTATTAAGCAGGTTTAGCCATGTTGATGCAGATATATACAGTTTTATTGAAGAAATATTAGTTAAAGAAAATTCTGATAATGCAATTTTTGCTGAAATAGTGCACCTGCCTCAAGCGAGAGTTGGAAATGTGTTATCCAGATCTAATTTAAGGAATTATGAAATTCCTTATCTGGCTAAAAGTGCGCTGCCAAGAGAAAGACAATTACCGATATCAGATCTTATGGTTTCTTTAAGAAATGGACATATTGTACTAAGGTCGAAGACGAAAAACATAGAAGTCATTCCAGTTTTGTCAAATGCCCATAATTTTAATGCAGACCCATTGCCTATATATAGCTTTTTAACTGAAATACAAGCTCAAAATTCCAGATCTTATTTTGGATTTGACTGGGGAGATATCTTAATAAATCAGCCTTATTTACCGAGGGTAATGTATAAGAATATCATTTTTTCATTAGCAACATGGAAATTTAAAAAAGAAGAACTTTTGGAGTTAAAAACAATTGAACAACTGAACAAATGCAGAAAAATTAAATGTATTCCAGACAGAGTTCAGATAATTGATTTTGACAATAATTTATTTGTTGATTTTAAAAATGAATTAAGTTGTAAAATGTTCTTGTCTGTAATTAAAAACAAAGAATCTTTGATTATTAAAGAGTATTTATTTAATGAAAATAAGGCGCTTATAAAAAAGAATGAAAAAGCTGTAGAAAATGAATTTATCCTTTCATTCTATAAAGAAATGTTATGA